A portion of the Setaria italica strain Yugu1 unplaced genomic scaffold, Setaria_italica_v2.0 scaffold_14, whole genome shotgun sequence genome contains these proteins:
- the LOC101785134 gene encoding uncharacterized protein LOC101785134, whose product MTAILERRESTSLWGRFCNWITSTENRLYIGWFGVLMIPTLLTATSVFIIAFIAAPPVDIDGIREPVSGSLLYGNNIISGAIIPTSAAIGLHFYPIWEAASVDEWLYNGGPYELIVLHFLLGVACYMGREWELSFRLGMRPWIAVAYSAPVAAATAVFLIYPIGQGSFSDGMPLGISGTFNFMIVFQAEHNILMHPFHMLGVAGVFGGSLFSAMHGSLVTSSLIRETTENESANEGYKFGQEEETYNIVAAHGYFGRLIFQYASFNNSRSLHFFLAAWPVVGIWFTALGISTMAFNLNGFNFNQSVVDSQGRVINTWADIINRANLGMEVMHERNAHNFPLDLAALEVPSLNG is encoded by the coding sequence ATGACTGCAATTTTAGAGAGACGCGAAAGTACAAGCCTGTGGGGTCGCTTCTGCAACTGGATAACTAGCACCGAAAACCGTCTTTACATCGGATGGTTCGGTGTTTTGATGATCCCTACCTTATTGACCGCAACTTCCGTATTTATTATCGCCTTCATCGCTGCTCCTCCAGTAGATATTGATGGTATTCGTGAGCCTGTTTCTGGTTCTTTACTTTATGGAAACAATATTATTTCTGGTGCTATTATTCCTACTTCTGCGGCGATCGGATTGCATTTTTACCCAATTTGGGAAGCTGCATCTGTTGATGAATGGTTATACAATGGCGGTCCTTATGAGCTAATTGTTCTACACTTCTTACTTGGTGTAGCTTGTTATATGGGTCGTGAGTGGGAACTTAGTTTCCGTCTGGGTATGCGCCCTTGGATTGCTGTTGCATATTCAGCTCCTGTTGCAGCTGCTACTGCTGTTTTCTTGATTTATCCTATTGGTCAAGGAAGTTTCTCTGATGGTATGCCTTTAGGAATATCTGGTACTTTCAACTTTATGATTGTATTCCAGGCGGAGCACAACATCCTTATGCATCCATTTCACATGTTAGGTGTAGCTGGTGTATTCGGCGGTTCCCTATTCAGTGCTATGCATGGTTCCTTGGTAACCTCTAGTTTGATCAGGGAAACCACTGAAAATGAGTCTGCTAATGAGGGTTACAAATTTGGTCAAGAAGAAGAGACTTATAACATTGTGGCTGCTCACGGTTATTTTGGTCGATTAATCTTCCAATATGCTAGTTTCAACAACTCTCGTTCTTTACACTTCTTCTTGGCTGCTTGGCCTGTAGTAGGGATCTGGTTCACTGCTTTAGGTATTAGTACTATGGCATTCAACCTAAATGGATTCAATTTCAACCAATCTGTAGTTGATAGTCAAGGTCGCGTTATTAATACTTGGGCTGATATCATCAACCGTGCTAATCTTGGTATGGAAGTAATGCACGAACGTAATGCTCACAACTTCCCTCTAGACCTAGCTGCTCTTGAAGTTCCATCTCTTAATGGATAA